The Parvibaculaceae bacterium PLY_AMNH_Bact1 genome window below encodes:
- the ligA gene encoding NAD-dependent DNA ligase LigA (Derived by automated computational analysis using gene prediction method: Protein Homology. GO_function: GO:0003677 - DNA binding [Evidence IEA]; GO_function: GO:0003911 - DNA ligase (NAD+) activity [Evidence IEA]; GO_process: GO:0006260 - DNA replication [Evidence IEA]; GO_process: GO:0006281 - DNA repair [Evidence IEA]) — MAAKKGKPVEALSEKEAAKELAQLAQAIAEHDQRYHQEDQPSISDAEYDALRARNLEIETFFPDLVRPDSPSLRVGAAPSDKFEKIEHEVAMLSLGNAFSDDDVVDFCQRVRRFLGLGEEDLAVTAEPKIDGLSAALRYEKGQLVQAATRGDGRVGEDITANVRTIKDIPLSLNAKNVPDVIEVRGEVYMSHADFTRLNERQLEAGKDPFANPRNAAAGSLRQLDSRITASRPLRFFAYAWGAASALPDETQLGVVASFREWGFATNPLMARCATVEELLETYRAIEAQRATLGYDIDGVVYKVDRLDWQERLGFVSRSPRWAIAHKFPAEQASTLLEGIDIQVGRTGSLTPVARLKPVTVGGVVVSNATLHNEEELARKDVRVGDTVVVQRAGDVIPQVVSVVLEKRPKGAKPFDYPTVCPECGSHAVRELNEKTGKEDVVRRCTGGLICPAQSIERLKHFVSRNALDIEGLGNKQVEAFYKEGLIKSPADIFTLEDRDAASLKKLKDREGWGATSVKNLFVAIDERRHVDFDRLLFGLGIRHIGETTARVLARTYHDLDTFLEAMKSMTSSESEAYQDLIAIDGIGETVADALMDFFQEAHNIEAIDALRAAGLNPTPLEAQDTGSPVAGKTVVFTGSLEKMTRSEAKARAEGLGAKVSGSVSKKTDLLVAGPGAGSKLKKAEELGIETLTEDEWLALVEGA, encoded by the coding sequence ATGGCTGCCAAGAAAGGCAAGCCTGTGGAGGCGCTCAGCGAAAAGGAAGCAGCAAAAGAACTCGCGCAGCTGGCGCAGGCGATTGCGGAGCATGACCAACGCTATCACCAGGAAGATCAGCCAAGCATCAGTGACGCTGAGTATGACGCGCTGCGGGCGCGAAACCTGGAAATCGAAACTTTTTTTCCTGACCTTGTGCGACCAGATAGTCCGTCTCTACGTGTAGGTGCTGCGCCGTCTGACAAATTTGAGAAGATTGAGCATGAAGTGGCCATGTTGTCGCTTGGGAATGCGTTTTCTGATGATGATGTCGTTGATTTCTGTCAGCGCGTTCGCCGTTTTCTCGGTTTGGGAGAGGAAGATCTGGCGGTCACCGCGGAGCCCAAAATCGACGGTCTCTCAGCGGCACTCAGGTATGAGAAAGGCCAGCTGGTTCAGGCAGCCACCCGCGGCGACGGACGTGTTGGTGAAGACATCACTGCCAACGTGCGGACCATCAAAGATATTCCTCTGTCGCTTAATGCGAAGAATGTTCCTGATGTGATCGAGGTGCGTGGCGAAGTCTATATGAGCCATGCGGATTTCACGCGCTTGAATGAACGTCAGCTTGAGGCGGGGAAAGATCCATTTGCCAACCCGCGTAACGCGGCGGCGGGATCTCTTCGTCAGCTGGACTCGCGGATTACCGCCTCACGACCGCTGCGGTTTTTCGCCTATGCCTGGGGCGCGGCGAGCGCCCTGCCAGATGAGACCCAACTTGGTGTAGTCGCGTCGTTCAGAGAGTGGGGCTTTGCAACGAACCCCTTGATGGCGCGGTGCGCCACGGTGGAGGAACTGCTGGAAACCTATCGAGCAATCGAAGCGCAACGTGCGACGCTCGGCTATGACATTGATGGTGTTGTGTACAAGGTGGACCGCCTCGACTGGCAAGAGCGCCTGGGTTTTGTCTCGCGCAGCCCCCGGTGGGCGATTGCGCACAAATTCCCAGCGGAACAGGCTTCCACCCTTCTGGAAGGTATCGATATTCAGGTCGGGCGGACCGGGTCTTTGACCCCCGTCGCCCGGTTGAAGCCGGTCACGGTGGGTGGGGTGGTTGTCTCAAACGCGACACTTCACAATGAGGAAGAGTTGGCGCGTAAGGATGTTCGCGTAGGCGACACAGTGGTTGTACAACGCGCAGGCGACGTGATCCCGCAGGTTGTCAGTGTTGTGCTGGAAAAACGGCCAAAAGGGGCGAAGCCTTTTGACTACCCGACGGTCTGTCCAGAATGCGGCAGTCATGCGGTTCGCGAGCTCAATGAAAAGACAGGTAAGGAGGACGTCGTCCGCCGGTGCACCGGGGGGTTGATTTGTCCGGCACAGAGCATTGAACGCCTTAAGCATTTTGTTTCGCGAAATGCGCTCGATATTGAGGGACTGGGTAACAAACAGGTGGAAGCGTTTTACAAAGAAGGGTTGATCAAAAGCCCGGCCGACATCTTCACTCTGGAAGACAGGGACGCTGCGTCGCTCAAAAAGCTCAAAGATCGGGAGGGGTGGGGCGCGACGTCGGTCAAAAACCTCTTCGTGGCGATTGATGAGCGGCGCCACGTTGATTTTGACCGCCTGCTGTTCGGGCTGGGCATTCGCCACATTGGCGAAACAACGGCGCGGGTTCTCGCGCGAACCTATCATGATCTCGATACATTTCTTGAGGCGATGAAGTCCATGACGAGTTCGGAGAGTGAAGCCTATCAGGACCTGATTGCGATTGACGGGATCGGCGAGACAGTGGCGGACGCTTTGATGGATTTCTTCCAGGAAGCGCACAATATTGAGGCTATTGACGCTTTGCGGGCGGCTGGACTCAATCCAACTCCTTTGGAAGCACAGGACACTGGGTCACCTGTGGCAGGCAAGACTGTGGTGTTTACCGGGTCGCTTGAAAAGATGACCCGGTCTGAAGCGAAAGCGCGGGCGGAAGGTCTGGGCGCCAAAGTGTCCGGGTCAGTGTCAAAGAAAACGGATCTATTGGTGGCGGGGCCTGGTGCTGGATCGAAGCTCAAGAAGGCTGAAGAACTGGGTATCGAAACACTCACTGAAGACGAGTGGCTGGCGCTCGTTGAGGGAGCTTAA
- the lpxC gene encoding UDP-3-O-acyl-N-acetylglucosamine deacetylase (Derived by automated computational analysis using gene prediction method: Protein Homology. GO_function: GO:0008759 - UDP-3-O-[3-hydroxymyristoyl] N-acetylglucosamine deacetylase activity [Evidence IEA]; GO_process: GO:0009245 - lipid A biosynthetic process [Evidence IEA]), which translates to MRNTDHDTFAEPVNTGGGSTFNKLRLAHSSDSPAVGTDALRQTTIAKSITMDGIGLHKGTLVRLVLTPADADTGIVFRRTDLETTDRAITDIPARYDFVTDATMCTTIGNAAGTKVATIEHLMAAVSALQIDNLLIEVDAEEVPVMDGSSDAFIALLDQAGQKTLGAPRQFIRVLEPIALEDGLRRGTLHPCNDGLRIELSIDFDNQVIGKQDLALTISPDSFRRELSRSRTFGFLKDVELLRSLGLAKGATLENAVVLDGEEVLNDGGLRSPDEFVRHKALDAVGDLALAGAPILGCYNASRAGHAFNNQVLHALFANPDSWEYVTCDGTVDVMADVPRMMVSAD; encoded by the coding sequence GTGCGGAATACTGACCACGACACGTTTGCGGAACCGGTGAATACCGGAGGTGGATCTACCTTCAACAAGTTGCGATTGGCGCATTCCAGCGACAGTCCTGCTGTTGGAACCGATGCGTTGCGGCAAACGACCATTGCTAAATCGATTACGATGGACGGCATCGGGCTCCATAAGGGTACGCTTGTGCGTCTTGTGTTGACGCCCGCGGATGCAGACACGGGCATCGTATTTCGCCGGACAGACCTTGAAACAACTGACCGGGCGATCACAGACATACCGGCGCGTTATGACTTCGTTACAGACGCCACGATGTGCACAACAATCGGCAATGCCGCTGGAACGAAAGTCGCAACAATTGAGCATCTGATGGCCGCTGTTTCGGCTCTTCAGATCGACAATCTGTTGATTGAGGTAGATGCCGAAGAAGTGCCTGTTATGGATGGTAGTTCAGACGCTTTTATCGCATTGCTTGACCAGGCGGGGCAGAAGACTCTTGGTGCACCACGCCAGTTTATCCGTGTTTTGGAGCCGATCGCTTTAGAGGACGGTCTGCGTCGCGGAACCTTACATCCTTGCAATGATGGCTTGCGAATTGAGCTTAGTATTGATTTTGACAATCAGGTTATTGGGAAGCAGGACCTGGCTCTGACCATTTCTCCTGACAGCTTCCGGCGGGAATTGTCCCGGTCGCGCACCTTTGGCTTTTTGAAAGATGTCGAATTGCTTCGGTCTTTGGGGCTTGCGAAGGGTGCGACCCTCGAGAACGCCGTGGTCCTAGACGGTGAAGAAGTGTTGAATGATGGTGGGCTTCGGTCTCCTGATGAATTTGTTCGTCACAAAGCCCTTGATGCAGTCGGTGATCTGGCGTTGGCCGGGGCACCTATTCTAGGGTGCTACAATGCGAGTCGGGCAGGGCATGCCTTCAATAATCAGGTGCTGCACGCGCTTTTTGCCAACCCTGATTCCTGGGAATATGTCACATGTGACGGGACGGTTGATGTGATGGCGGACGTCCCAAGGATGATGGTCTCCGCAGATTGA
- a CDS encoding 50S ribosomal protein L11 methyltransferase (Derived by automated computational analysis using gene prediction method: Protein Homology. GO_function: GO:0008276 - protein methyltransferase activity [Evidence IEA]; GO_process: GO:0006479 - protein methylation [Evidence IEA]): MSPGHTTNQVWKVSFTTPVADADAFATLLSDAFYPDAQAVATAEVEEHVSWSVEAYYEEEPDAAQIEKIIRPLADELELTMPTVTVEALPDINWVAKSLEGLAPIETDRFFVHGAHDADKCPTARLPLLVDAGEAFGTGHHGTTLGCLKFIEKECQRQTPARVLDLGCGTGLLAIAAAKLTGRQIIASDIDPVATRVTRENARVNKVHPLIKTVTAKGTNHPDLRAQGPYDLLIANILAGPLAHMAPDVEQQLARGGTLILSGILHEQEQMVLSAYRGQGLFLLDRLRIDEWVTLRMRG, encoded by the coding sequence ATGAGCCCCGGTCATACGACAAACCAAGTTTGGAAAGTTTCGTTTACAACACCGGTCGCTGACGCCGATGCCTTTGCCACCCTTTTGTCGGACGCCTTCTACCCGGACGCTCAGGCCGTTGCCACGGCGGAGGTTGAAGAACATGTCTCATGGTCGGTTGAGGCCTACTACGAAGAAGAGCCCGACGCAGCACAGATTGAAAAGATCATCCGGCCTCTGGCAGACGAGCTAGAGCTGACCATGCCCACGGTCACGGTAGAGGCCCTGCCAGACATTAACTGGGTCGCCAAATCACTGGAGGGCCTGGCACCGATCGAAACTGACCGCTTCTTCGTGCACGGCGCACATGACGCAGATAAATGCCCCACTGCACGCCTCCCCCTTCTGGTCGATGCAGGCGAAGCCTTTGGCACCGGACATCACGGCACGACGCTCGGCTGTCTCAAATTCATTGAAAAGGAGTGTCAGCGGCAGACACCTGCACGGGTGCTGGATCTCGGGTGCGGCACCGGCCTACTCGCTATCGCCGCCGCCAAACTGACCGGTCGACAGATCATCGCCAGCGACATTGATCCCGTTGCGACACGAGTGACCCGAGAAAATGCGCGCGTGAACAAGGTTCATCCCCTTATCAAGACGGTCACCGCCAAAGGAACCAATCATCCGGATCTGAGAGCACAAGGCCCGTACGATCTCCTCATCGCGAACATATTGGCCGGCCCCCTCGCGCATATGGCACCGGATGTTGAACAACAACTCGCACGCGGTGGAACCCTGATCCTGTCAGGCATCCTCCACGAACAGGAACAAATGGTCCTATCAGCCTACCGTGGCCAGGGCCTTTTCCTTCTCGACCGACTGCGCATCGACGAATGGGTCACCCTACGCATGAGAGGATGA
- the recN gene encoding DNA repair protein RecN (Derived by automated computational analysis using gene prediction method: Protein Homology. GO_component: GO:0005737 - cytoplasm [Evidence IEA]; GO_function: GO:0005524 - ATP binding [Evidence IEA]; GO_process: GO:0006281 - DNA repair [Evidence IEA]; GO_process: GO:0006310 - DNA recombination [Evidence IEA]) has protein sequence MLSALSIRDIVLIDKLDLPLESGLCTLTGETGAGKSILLDALGLATGGRADGGLVAHGADKGSVTAVFDLDPKHPAFGILSENDIEADEGIILRRVQTKDGRTRAFVNDQLVSVGLLRTIGDTLIEIHGQHDERGLLDETGHRTLLDAYGSLERPLRVVRETWTHLTEARSALDAHRTALAKAAADQDFLTHAVAELDELNPEEGEEESLAAERTLMMHSEKIADDVVEAEAALSGDKGLEARINLALRRLERAKEQAGGRLDGVIAALDRTLNEAADARDQLADAVRTLEFDPNRLDAAETRLFALRAAARKYDVSVEALPELADRMRNELEGIEAGETRTVELEQALAGAETAYAAAAGALSDGRLKAAMRLDKSVAKELIPLKLDKATFRTQVTQVDLHHAGPEGVDKVAFLISTNPGAPLGPLIKIASGGELSRFILALKVSLTSTSSATTLIFDEVDAGVGGAVAEAVGKRLAELAKSLQVLVVTHSPQVAARAAKHFLISKGGNGKAAKSAPVVTRVEPLDDGSRREEIARMLSGATVTEEARAAADQLIEGTH, from the coding sequence ATGCTTTCTGCGCTTTCAATTCGCGATATTGTGCTGATCGACAAGCTGGATCTCCCGTTAGAGAGTGGTCTTTGCACGCTTACTGGCGAGACGGGCGCGGGGAAATCCATTCTCCTGGACGCGTTGGGGTTGGCGACAGGCGGGCGCGCGGACGGTGGATTGGTCGCACACGGTGCTGACAAAGGTTCGGTCACGGCGGTGTTTGACCTTGATCCAAAACACCCAGCCTTTGGCATTCTATCGGAAAACGATATTGAAGCTGATGAAGGCATTATCCTTCGCCGTGTTCAAACGAAAGATGGGCGTACCCGTGCTTTTGTGAATGATCAATTGGTGAGTGTCGGTCTTTTGCGGACCATTGGCGACACGCTTATTGAGATTCATGGACAACATGACGAACGGGGCCTGCTGGACGAGACTGGGCATCGGACTCTTCTGGATGCGTATGGAAGCCTCGAGCGGCCTCTGCGTGTTGTGCGTGAAACCTGGACGCACCTCACAGAGGCAAGATCGGCACTTGATGCACATCGGACGGCTCTCGCTAAAGCCGCCGCCGATCAGGATTTTCTGACACATGCCGTTGCAGAGCTTGATGAGCTGAACCCTGAGGAGGGGGAAGAGGAGAGCCTTGCGGCGGAGCGGACGTTGATGATGCATTCTGAGAAGATTGCGGATGATGTGGTAGAGGCGGAAGCGGCACTTTCGGGCGACAAGGGTCTTGAAGCGCGTATCAATTTGGCGCTCCGGCGGCTGGAGCGAGCTAAAGAACAAGCTGGGGGGCGCTTGGATGGCGTGATCGCGGCTCTCGACCGGACACTGAATGAAGCTGCTGATGCGCGCGATCAGTTGGCGGATGCGGTGCGAACGCTGGAATTCGATCCCAATCGCCTGGATGCAGCGGAAACCCGCCTCTTTGCGCTCCGTGCGGCAGCCCGAAAATATGATGTGTCTGTCGAAGCCCTGCCGGAACTTGCAGACCGAATGCGGAATGAACTTGAGGGCATTGAAGCTGGCGAAACGCGCACGGTGGAGCTTGAGCAAGCGCTTGCAGGTGCGGAAACTGCCTATGCGGCCGCTGCTGGTGCTTTATCGGACGGTCGGTTAAAAGCGGCAATGCGGCTTGATAAGTCGGTTGCGAAGGAACTGATCCCGCTCAAACTCGACAAGGCTACTTTTCGCACACAGGTGACCCAGGTTGATTTGCACCATGCCGGTCCAGAGGGTGTCGACAAGGTTGCCTTTCTCATCTCAACGAACCCTGGAGCTCCGCTGGGGCCATTGATTAAGATTGCATCGGGTGGGGAGTTGTCGCGTTTTATTTTGGCGCTCAAGGTGTCTTTGACATCCACAAGTTCCGCAACGACGCTCATTTTCGACGAAGTAGACGCAGGCGTGGGCGGCGCTGTGGCGGAAGCTGTGGGCAAGCGTCTCGCCGAGTTGGCAAAATCGCTGCAGGTTTTGGTGGTGACGCATTCGCCGCAAGTCGCGGCGAGGGCAGCTAAGCATTTCCTGATCAGCAAGGGTGGCAACGGCAAGGCTGCGAAGTCAGCGCCGGTCGTCACGCGTGTTGAACCTTTGGATGATGGCTCCCGCCGGGAAGAAATTGCTCGCATGCTTTCTGGTGCGACGGTGACCGAGGAAGCGCGTGCTGCCGCCGATCAGTTGATCGAAGGCACGCATTGA
- a CDS encoding aminopeptidase P family protein (Derived by automated computational analysis using gene prediction method: Protein Homology.) — protein MFQTYDDVADPTLGAGRAEKLRAELKARGLDGFIIPRADEHQGEYVPPHAERLRWLTGFSGSAGLAIVLQDKAAIFIDGRYTLQVRYQVDIDIFEPQSLMGMPPAQWVEENLLAGAKLAYDPWLHTVESVKRLKQATDKAGGELVAVEDNIVDAIWDDQPEMPKAPVQPHDLAYAGTPAAEKLAAITSELQSSDADASIVTMPDSIAWLFNIRGGDVAHSPLPLSFAIVYEEGHAELFVHEDKISAETRAHLGNVVTLLPPEEFGPILDKLGTWGREVRIDPATCSDWIATRLTKAGATLKQGADLCELPKARKNETEVAGTRAAHVRDGQALSRFLAWLERETPGGKVTEISAAKQLEEFRQETGALKEVSFDTISGAGPNGAIVHYRVTTDTDRALGQGELYLVDSGAQYLDGTTDVTRTIAIGTPTQEMKDRFTRVLKGHIGLAAARFPKGTSGAQLDALARMALWQAGLDFDHGTGHGVGSYLSVHEGPQRISKAGHVPLDPGMIVSNEPGYYKTDAFGIRIENLLVVTPPAPIQGGERDMMGFETVTLAPIDLSLVEPNLLTEDEKKWLNAYHLDVRAKVAPALSAEENIWLEEATQAI, from the coding sequence ATGTTTCAGACCTATGACGATGTGGCCGACCCGACATTGGGTGCCGGCCGTGCAGAAAAACTCCGCGCCGAGCTGAAAGCCCGCGGTCTCGATGGCTTTATCATTCCCCGCGCCGATGAGCATCAGGGGGAGTATGTCCCCCCACATGCAGAACGCCTGCGCTGGCTCACTGGCTTCTCCGGGTCCGCAGGACTTGCCATCGTGCTTCAGGACAAAGCGGCGATCTTCATCGACGGTCGCTACACACTTCAGGTACGCTATCAAGTCGACATCGATATATTTGAGCCTCAATCCCTGATGGGCATGCCGCCTGCGCAATGGGTGGAGGAAAACCTCCTGGCAGGCGCAAAGCTCGCCTACGACCCCTGGCTGCACACCGTAGAGAGCGTCAAACGGCTTAAGCAAGCGACGGACAAGGCGGGCGGCGAACTCGTCGCCGTTGAGGACAATATCGTCGACGCGATCTGGGACGATCAGCCAGAAATGCCTAAAGCGCCAGTCCAGCCCCACGACCTGGCCTATGCAGGAACCCCTGCTGCTGAGAAACTTGCTGCGATCACCAGTGAGCTTCAATCATCGGATGCGGACGCGTCCATTGTGACCATGCCCGACAGCATTGCCTGGCTGTTCAATATTCGCGGCGGCGACGTCGCGCACTCCCCCTTGCCGCTTTCTTTTGCGATTGTGTATGAGGAAGGCCACGCAGAGCTTTTCGTCCATGAGGACAAAATCTCCGCAGAGACCCGTGCCCATCTGGGCAATGTCGTCACCTTGCTTCCACCAGAAGAGTTCGGACCAATCCTCGACAAGTTGGGGACCTGGGGACGCGAAGTTAGGATAGATCCAGCCACTTGCAGCGATTGGATAGCGACGCGCCTTACAAAGGCTGGCGCCACGCTCAAGCAGGGGGCCGATCTCTGCGAACTCCCCAAAGCCCGAAAAAACGAAACTGAGGTCGCCGGAACGCGCGCCGCTCATGTTCGCGATGGCCAGGCCCTCAGTCGTTTCCTCGCCTGGTTAGAGCGGGAGACACCGGGTGGCAAGGTCACTGAGATATCTGCCGCTAAACAACTCGAAGAGTTTCGCCAGGAAACAGGCGCCCTCAAAGAAGTAAGTTTCGACACAATTTCAGGTGCCGGCCCCAACGGCGCCATTGTGCACTATCGCGTCACAACCGACACAGACCGTGCACTTGGGCAAGGCGAGCTCTATCTCGTCGACTCCGGTGCTCAGTATCTCGACGGCACGACGGACGTGACACGCACCATTGCCATTGGAACGCCAACGCAAGAGATGAAGGACCGTTTCACGCGGGTCCTTAAAGGCCATATTGGCCTTGCCGCTGCCCGCTTCCCTAAGGGAACATCCGGGGCCCAGCTGGACGCGCTTGCCCGCATGGCGCTCTGGCAGGCAGGTCTCGATTTCGACCACGGCACAGGACATGGCGTAGGCTCCTACCTTTCCGTGCATGAAGGCCCACAGCGCATTTCCAAGGCGGGCCATGTGCCGCTTGATCCCGGCATGATCGTTTCAAATGAGCCGGGTTACTATAAAACCGACGCCTTCGGCATTCGCATTGAGAACCTGCTCGTTGTTACACCACCCGCTCCCATTCAGGGCGGCGAACGTGACATGATGGGATTTGAAACCGTGACCCTGGCGCCCATCGATCTGTCGCTCGTTGAGCCAAACCTTCTGACTGAAGATGAAAAAAAGTGGCTCAATGCCTATCATTTAGACGTGCGCGCAAAAGTAGCCCCAGCGCTCAGTGCAGAAGAAAACATCTGGCTCGAAGAAGCGACGCAAGCTATCTGA
- a CDS encoding N-acetyltransferase (Derived by automated computational analysis using gene prediction method: GeneMarkS-2+.), with protein MTIRPATVNDVPQMTSLIEAERQRLAAWQPTMWRRAEDTAGQTNEWFSILVAGEGVVALVSIEGTQINGFLIAFPQPSPPVYDPGLTYLIDDFCVAEDTLWPNVGAELLIEALALIKKKGAKQCLSISPVAHQDKAGVLSAAGLAPASTWWTTNL; from the coding sequence ATGACAATTCGCCCGGCCACAGTCAATGATGTGCCACAGATGACATCCCTGATAGAAGCGGAGCGACAACGACTGGCAGCCTGGCAACCCACCATGTGGCGACGGGCTGAAGATACCGCAGGCCAGACCAACGAATGGTTTTCTATTCTGGTCGCTGGTGAAGGTGTAGTGGCACTTGTCAGCATAGAGGGCACCCAGATCAACGGCTTTCTAATCGCCTTTCCCCAACCCTCACCACCGGTCTACGACCCAGGTCTGACCTATTTGATCGACGACTTCTGTGTTGCAGAAGATACGCTTTGGCCCAATGTCGGGGCCGAACTGCTGATAGAAGCTCTCGCTCTCATCAAGAAGAAAGGCGCGAAACAATGCTTGTCCATCTCTCCTGTTGCGCATCAGGACAAAGCTGGTGTCCTCAGCGCAGCAGGCCTCGCCCCTGCCAGCACCTGGTGGACAACAAATCTTTGA
- a CDS encoding outer membrane protein assembly factor BamD (Derived by automated computational analysis using gene prediction method: Protein Homology.): MSRGSVAGIGPNWVKQLWRGPLLIVLGATLVLGACSGDDDAEIVYNERPVEQIYNKALNLLEVNKFRLAAAEFDEVERQHPYSQWARRAMLMASYCYYQTNDYDSAILSAQRFIALHPGNKDAAYAHYLMGISFYEQISDVGRDQGMTQSALATLSEVVRRFPETEYARDARLKIDLTFDHLAGKEMEIGRYYLNQQSYVAAINRFRSVIVTYQTTTHVPEALHRLTESYLSLGVVTEAQTAAAILGHNFPGSDWYEDSYALLSGNDLEPRENQDSWMSKAWNSVF; encoded by the coding sequence ATGAGTAGAGGCAGTGTGGCGGGAATTGGACCCAATTGGGTGAAACAGCTTTGGCGAGGTCCGTTGTTGATTGTGCTGGGTGCTACGCTCGTCCTGGGCGCTTGTTCTGGGGATGACGACGCTGAGATTGTTTATAATGAGCGTCCGGTCGAGCAGATCTACAACAAAGCACTGAACTTGCTTGAGGTTAACAAATTCCGCCTGGCAGCAGCGGAGTTTGATGAAGTAGAACGTCAGCATCCCTATTCCCAGTGGGCGCGTCGAGCGATGCTTATGGCGTCCTACTGTTATTATCAGACGAATGATTATGACTCGGCGATCTTGAGTGCTCAGCGGTTTATTGCCCTGCACCCTGGGAACAAAGATGCGGCTTATGCCCACTATTTAATGGGAATCAGTTTCTATGAACAGATCTCAGATGTAGGGCGCGATCAGGGGATGACGCAAAGTGCCCTCGCCACACTCTCGGAAGTCGTTAGACGCTTTCCAGAAACTGAATATGCAAGAGATGCGCGGCTCAAGATTGACCTTACCTTTGACCACCTTGCAGGTAAGGAGATGGAGATCGGGCGTTACTATCTCAACCAGCAGTCCTACGTAGCAGCAATAAACCGGTTTCGGTCCGTAATCGTGACGTATCAGACAACCACGCATGTGCCAGAGGCGCTTCACAGGTTGACCGAATCCTACCTTTCTTTAGGTGTGGTGACAGAAGCTCAGACGGCTGCGGCCATTCTTGGACATAACTTTCCGGGAAGCGATTGGTACGAAGACAGTTATGCTCTCTTGTCTGGGAATGATCTTGAGCCCAGAGAAAATCAGGACTCCTGGATGAGCAAAGCCTGGAATTCTGTCTTCTAG